In Spodoptera frugiperda isolate SF20-4 chromosome 13, AGI-APGP_CSIRO_Sfru_2.0, whole genome shotgun sequence, the following are encoded in one genomic region:
- the LOC118274586 gene encoding uncharacterized protein LOC118274586, whose amino-acid sequence MGLRCQLIQEMSVSYGIVKGIDLELSEEELMSIFKSGVDVLSVRRLKRLIPEGKWVDCESVRICFKSNVLPQYIYAYDCRFKVEKYVFPVTQCSGCWQFGHIIKFCPTKKVICPKCGGSHENCDIKNFLCLNCKGNHFVLDKRCPIYLKEKSIRNIMSEEQVTYRRALQILKEKKGEQITNEISQENKGNQFAIVTNNEKETYSSVLTRTHIHQEPITNEISQENNVNQFAIVNNNEKETYSSVLTRTHIHQEPSINREEDQRDDSSINKQKTNKQNKYQREEGEKSKQQGEELRYRFEFSKLLLKLKNVFTSEVKLEEKVVSVLKIIWQELLKILGVRFSKGEFIEHFFSFLNG is encoded by the coding sequence ATGGGTTTACGATGTCAATTAATACAAGAAATGTCTGTATCGTATGGAATAGTAAAAGGGATTGACCTTGAACTAAGTGAAGAAGAACTTATGAGCATTTTTAAGTCAGGTGTTGATGTTTTATCGGTAAGGAGATTAAAACGATTAATACCAGAAGGGAAATGGGTCGATTGTGAGTCTGTCAGAATctgttttaaaagtaatgtgCTTCCGCAATATATTTATGCCTACGATTGCAgatttaaagttgaaaaatatgtatttcctgTAACGCAATGCTCAGGTTGTTGGCAATTTGGCCATATCATTAAATTTTGCCCCACGAAAAAAGTCATATGCCCAAAATGTGGAGGAAGTCATGAAAATTGCGACATAAAAAACTTTCTATGTTTAAACTGCAAGGGGAATCACTTCGTTCTGGATAAAAGGTGCCCTATTTATCTAAAAGAAAAATCCATCAGGAATATAATGAGTGAAGAGCAAGTTACATACAGAAGAGCCTTACAAATTTTAAAAGAGAAGAAAGGAGAACAAATAACAAATGAGATTTCACAGGAAAATAAGGGCAATCAATTTGCAATCGTCACTAACAACGAGAAAGAAACCTACAGTAGTGTACTGACAAGGACACACATACACCAAGAACCCATAACAAATGAGATTTCACAGGAAAATAATGTCAATCAATTTGCAATCGTTAATAACAACGAGAAAGAGACCTATAGTAGTGTACTGACAAGGACACACATACACCAAGAGCCTTCAATAAATAGAGAAGAAGATCAGAGAGATGATTCGagcataaacaaacaaaaaactaataaacagaATAAGTATCAGAGAGAAGAGGGCGAAAAGAGTAAGCAGCAAGGTGAAGAGTTACGGTATAGATTtgaattttctaaattattattaaaattgaaaaatgtatttacgTCGGAAGTTAAATTAGAAGAAAAAGTTGTCtcggttttaaaaattatttggcaagaattattgaaaatattaggaGTTAGATTTTCTAAGGGTGAgtttattgaacattttttcagttttttaaatGGATAA
- the LOC118270419 gene encoding sperm flagellar protein 1 isoform X1, whose amino-acid sequence MANIDTPIPLSDIESVLAWVDTFKLSRPTKKINRDFSDAVLLAEILNVHYPKLVEMHNYPPRNSHSLKLNNWMTLNRKVLKKLKLNLCCNTMEQLANCAPGIIERVLVMVRDKIRRDEELNKSAKEQDQNMSSGGSYYEACGDDGTFPHRSELEGQHVLVVPVKTRVNGVLESMQQKVINYESYCALKEELKDAKEAAEVLKQKVEHLDNLLKLKEERIDELQNQLERKQARRKEAEALTNTISVPFENPPPTPKITNDVILPVKKNSLKSIDSKSKVGDSASSILLVEIPVAKESLKTTPKPSLTEVNNNVEQESEKCTAERIKSDVFIEMEERVEDYPDAEGFEEFKDSEQENVVMTIEDTIQNELKEITNKPMEFTQDLNTVFNKN is encoded by the exons ATGGCTAACATTGATACTCCTATACCTTTATCGGATATCGAATCTGTTTTGGCTTGGGTCGACACGTTCAAGCTGTCCCGACCTACGAAGAAGATTAATCGGGACTTTTCTGATGCTG TCCTTCTCGCAGAGATCCTCAACGTGCACTACCCAAAGCTGGTGGAGATGCACAACTACCCGCCTCGGAACAGTCACTCCTTGAAGCTGAACAACTGGATGACGCTGAACAGGAAAGTGCTGAAGAAGCTGAAGCTCAATCTATGCTGCAACACCATGGAACAGCTCGCCAACTGCGCTCCTGGGATCATTGAGAGGGTTCTCGTGATGG TTCGAGACAAGATACGTCGCGACGAAGAATTGAACAAGTCTGCGAAGGAACAGGACCAGAACATGTCCAGCGGTGGCAGCTACTACGAGGCCTGTGGAGACGATGGTACCTTTCCTCATCGATCAGAACTTGAGGGCC AACACGTGCTGGTGGTACCAGTTAAAACTAGAGTCAACGGCGTGCTGGAGAGCATGCAGCAGAAAGTCATCAACTACGAGTCGTACTGTGCTCTCAAAGAGGAACTGAAGGATGCCAAGGAGGCTGCAGAGGTACTGAAACAGAAG GTCGAACACCTAGACAATCTATTGAAATTGAAAGAAGAAAGGATTGATGAATTGCAAAACCAATTGGAGAGGAAACAAGCTCGGCGAAAGGAGGCGGAAGCCCTCACAAACACCATCTCTGTACCATTCGAAAACCCTCCTCCGACACCAAAGATTACGAATGATGTCATACTGCCAGTTAAAAAGAATTCCCTTAAAAGTATAGATTCTAAAAGTAAAGTAGGTGACTCAGCGTCATCTATTTTACTTGTAGAAATACCTGTCGCCAAAGAATCTCTAAAAACCACTCCCAAACCAAGCCTCACTGAGGTCAATAATAACGTAGAACAAGAAAGTGAGAAATGTACTGCGGAAAGAATCAAATCCGATGTCTTCATTGAAATGGAAGAAAGAGTCGAAGATTATCCAGATGCTGAAGGTTTTGAAGAATTTAAGGACAGTGAACAAGAAAATGTTGTGATGACTATCGAAGATACGATACAGAATGAACTAAAGGAAATTACCAATAAACCAATGGAGTTTACGCAAGATTTGAACACGGTTTTTAATAAGAATTGA
- the LOC118270419 gene encoding sperm flagellar protein 1 isoform X2, with protein sequence MANIDTPIPLSDIESVLAWVDTFKLSRPTKKINRDFSDAVLLAEILNVHYPKLVEMHNYPPRNSHSLKLNNWMTLNRKVLKKLKLNLCCNTMEQLANCAPGIIERVLVMVRDKIRRDEELNKSAKEQDQNMSSGGSYYEACGDDEHVLVVPVKTRVNGVLESMQQKVINYESYCALKEELKDAKEAAEVLKQKVEHLDNLLKLKEERIDELQNQLERKQARRKEAEALTNTISVPFENPPPTPKITNDVILPVKKNSLKSIDSKSKVGDSASSILLVEIPVAKESLKTTPKPSLTEVNNNVEQESEKCTAERIKSDVFIEMEERVEDYPDAEGFEEFKDSEQENVVMTIEDTIQNELKEITNKPMEFTQDLNTVFNKN encoded by the exons ATGGCTAACATTGATACTCCTATACCTTTATCGGATATCGAATCTGTTTTGGCTTGGGTCGACACGTTCAAGCTGTCCCGACCTACGAAGAAGATTAATCGGGACTTTTCTGATGCTG TCCTTCTCGCAGAGATCCTCAACGTGCACTACCCAAAGCTGGTGGAGATGCACAACTACCCGCCTCGGAACAGTCACTCCTTGAAGCTGAACAACTGGATGACGCTGAACAGGAAAGTGCTGAAGAAGCTGAAGCTCAATCTATGCTGCAACACCATGGAACAGCTCGCCAACTGCGCTCCTGGGATCATTGAGAGGGTTCTCGTGATGG TTCGAGACAAGATACGTCGCGACGAAGAATTGAACAAGTCTGCGAAGGAACAGGACCAGAACATGTCCAGCGGTGGCAGCTACTACGAGGCCTGTGGAGACGATG AACACGTGCTGGTGGTACCAGTTAAAACTAGAGTCAACGGCGTGCTGGAGAGCATGCAGCAGAAAGTCATCAACTACGAGTCGTACTGTGCTCTCAAAGAGGAACTGAAGGATGCCAAGGAGGCTGCAGAGGTACTGAAACAGAAG GTCGAACACCTAGACAATCTATTGAAATTGAAAGAAGAAAGGATTGATGAATTGCAAAACCAATTGGAGAGGAAACAAGCTCGGCGAAAGGAGGCGGAAGCCCTCACAAACACCATCTCTGTACCATTCGAAAACCCTCCTCCGACACCAAAGATTACGAATGATGTCATACTGCCAGTTAAAAAGAATTCCCTTAAAAGTATAGATTCTAAAAGTAAAGTAGGTGACTCAGCGTCATCTATTTTACTTGTAGAAATACCTGTCGCCAAAGAATCTCTAAAAACCACTCCCAAACCAAGCCTCACTGAGGTCAATAATAACGTAGAACAAGAAAGTGAGAAATGTACTGCGGAAAGAATCAAATCCGATGTCTTCATTGAAATGGAAGAAAGAGTCGAAGATTATCCAGATGCTGAAGGTTTTGAAGAATTTAAGGACAGTGAACAAGAAAATGTTGTGATGACTATCGAAGATACGATACAGAATGAACTAAAGGAAATTACCAATAAACCAATGGAGTTTACGCAAGATTTGAACACGGTTTTTAATAAGAATTGA